A region from the Aquipuribacter nitratireducens genome encodes:
- a CDS encoding DHA2 family efflux MFS transporter permease subunit, whose product MDGTTRAPDAGTVAYGTRQGTGLLAAVILGSTIAFLDSTVVNVALPRIGSDLDASFAQLQWVVTGYTLTLAAFILVGGSLGDHLGRRRVYVWGIAGFAVTSLLCALAPTANLLVAARVLQGIAGALLTPGSLAVIQASFRPADRGRAIGTWAGIGAAAPALGPALGGWLAELDWRLVFLVNLPIAVVALVLTARYVPESRDPDSAPHLDWTGAVLAVVALAALTVALTGAGRGEGSELLASAAPVAGVVAVVAGVAFVWWLRRASAPMVPPSLFANRTFTVTNVLTLAVYAALGAMFFFLVIQLQTSLGYRPLVAGLAGLPSTLLMVFLSERAGALTDRVGPRLPLVAGPLVGAVGVAWLAFVSEGDSYWTAVLPGVLLFGLGLVLIVAPLTTTELAAAPDRYTGTASGVNNAVSRAGGLLAVAALPGLVGLGQQDYADPEALTDGYRAAMLICAGLLVAGGLSGLLVPGRLRDCRPDAKEVEVP is encoded by the coding sequence GTGGACGGCACCACGCGCGCACCGGACGCCGGCACGGTCGCGTACGGCACCCGGCAGGGCACCGGTCTGCTGGCCGCGGTGATCCTCGGTTCGACGATCGCGTTCCTCGACTCGACCGTCGTCAACGTCGCGCTGCCGCGCATCGGGTCCGACCTCGACGCGAGCTTCGCCCAGCTGCAGTGGGTCGTGACCGGCTACACGCTCACGCTCGCGGCGTTCATCCTCGTCGGTGGCTCCCTCGGGGACCACCTCGGCCGGCGCCGGGTCTACGTGTGGGGCATCGCGGGCTTCGCCGTGACGTCGCTGCTGTGCGCCCTCGCACCGACCGCGAACCTGCTCGTCGCCGCGCGCGTGCTCCAGGGGATCGCCGGCGCGCTGCTGACCCCGGGGTCGCTCGCGGTCATCCAGGCGAGCTTCCGTCCCGCCGACCGCGGCCGGGCGATCGGCACGTGGGCGGGCATCGGTGCGGCAGCGCCCGCGCTCGGACCGGCGCTGGGCGGCTGGCTGGCGGAGCTCGACTGGCGGCTCGTGTTCCTCGTCAACCTCCCGATCGCGGTCGTCGCGCTCGTCCTCACCGCGCGCTACGTGCCGGAGAGCCGGGACCCGGACTCCGCGCCCCACCTCGACTGGACGGGCGCTGTCCTCGCGGTCGTCGCGCTCGCGGCGCTGACGGTCGCGCTCACGGGCGCCGGGCGCGGCGAGGGCAGCGAGCTCCTCGCCTCGGCCGCCCCCGTCGCCGGGGTCGTCGCGGTGGTCGCCGGCGTCGCGTTCGTGTGGTGGCTGCGGCGGGCGAGCGCGCCGATGGTCCCGCCGTCGCTGTTCGCGAACCGCACGTTCACGGTGACGAACGTCCTGACCCTCGCGGTGTACGCGGCGCTCGGGGCGATGTTCTTCTTCCTCGTCATCCAGCTGCAGACCTCGCTCGGCTACCGCCCGCTCGTCGCGGGCCTCGCGGGTCTGCCCTCGACGCTCCTGATGGTGTTCCTGTCGGAACGGGCCGGCGCACTCACCGACCGGGTGGGGCCCCGGCTGCCGCTGGTCGCCGGCCCGCTCGTGGGCGCGGTCGGGGTCGCGTGGCTCGCGTTCGTCTCCGAGGGCGACTCGTACTGGACGGCGGTGCTGCCGGGCGTGCTGCTGTTCGGCCTGGGTCTCGTCCTCATCGTCGCGCCGCTCACGACGACGGAGCTCGCCGCCGCGCCCGACCGGTACACGGGCACCGCCAGCGGGGTGAACAACGCCGTGAGCCGGGCAGGTGGGCTGCTCGCGGTGGCGGCGCTGCCGGGCCTCGTGGGCCTCGGGCAGCAGGACTACGCCGACCCGGAGGCCCTCACCGACGGGTACCGGGCCGCCATGCTGATCTGCGCGGGGCTCCTCGTGGCCGGTGGGCTGAGCGGCCTGCTCGTGCCCGGCCGGCTGCGCGACTGCCGCCCCGACGCGAAGGAGGTCGAGGTCCCGTGA
- a CDS encoding LLM class flavin-dependent oxidoreductase, which yields MSGSVGIMLPREVAPADVARVARACEAAGFGEIWVVEDCFFTGGPTTAAIALASTERVVVGIGILPAVVRNAAFTAMELATLAGAFPGRVHAGLGHGVASWMAQVGAAPASWLGALRETTDAVRELLAGCEVRTEGRYVALDAVRLDHPPEVVPPLSLGVRGPRSVALAGEAADGLVLAEPTPVAYVASARRRLDEAATGSTRPGARLLTTYSWALAGAHVGDGDRDEVLRGRVLDALRHGGTEAHVADLPGDVRAHLDDVRSGRAALADDVLDLLVLRGDGVAPGIAAQHAAGADTVVLVSPRPADGVDTLLADVVALAEAAGLQ from the coding sequence GTGAGCGGTTCCGTCGGGATCATGCTGCCCCGGGAGGTGGCGCCGGCCGACGTGGCGCGGGTCGCGCGCGCCTGCGAGGCGGCCGGCTTCGGCGAGATCTGGGTCGTCGAGGACTGCTTCTTCACCGGTGGGCCCACGACGGCGGCGATCGCGCTCGCCTCGACCGAGCGTGTCGTCGTGGGCATCGGGATCCTGCCAGCGGTGGTCCGCAACGCCGCGTTCACGGCGATGGAGCTCGCGACGCTCGCAGGCGCCTTCCCGGGCCGGGTGCACGCGGGCCTCGGCCACGGGGTCGCCTCGTGGATGGCGCAGGTCGGTGCCGCGCCGGCCTCGTGGCTGGGTGCGCTGCGGGAGACGACCGACGCGGTGCGGGAGCTGCTCGCCGGCTGCGAGGTCCGCACCGAGGGCCGCTACGTCGCCCTCGACGCGGTCCGGCTCGACCACCCGCCCGAGGTCGTCCCGCCGCTGAGCCTCGGGGTCCGTGGGCCACGGTCGGTCGCCCTCGCCGGGGAGGCGGCGGACGGTCTCGTCCTCGCCGAGCCGACGCCCGTCGCGTACGTCGCGTCGGCCCGTCGCCGGCTCGACGAGGCGGCGACCGGCTCGACCCGGCCGGGGGCACGGCTGCTCACCACGTACTCGTGGGCGCTCGCCGGCGCCCACGTCGGCGACGGCGACCGTGACGAGGTGCTGCGCGGTCGGGTCCTCGACGCGCTCCGCCACGGCGGCACCGAGGCGCACGTGGCGGACCTGCCGGGCGACGTGCGCGCGCACCTCGACGACGTCCGGTCGGGCCGTGCCGCCCTCGCCGACGACGTCCTCGACCTGCTGGTCCTGCGCGGCGACGGCGTCGCGCCCGGCATCGCGGCGCAGCACGCGGCCGGGGCCGACACCGTCGTCCTCGTCTCCCCGCGACCGGCGGACGGCGTCGACACGCTCCTCGCGGACGTCGTGGCGCTGGCGGAGGCCGCCGGCCTGCAATAG
- the pgm gene encoding phosphoglucomutase (alpha-D-glucose-1,6-bisphosphate-dependent) — protein sequence MADHPRAGQPAQPEDLVDVAHLVTSYYALTPDLDDPGQAVAFGTSGHRGSSLQTAFTEQHIVATTQAIVEYRREQGIEGPVYLGRDTHALSEPAWVSALEVLAAAEVPVLVDASDRYTPTPAVSHAILRHNQGTSDDDRSRADGIVVTPSHNPPADGGFKYNPPHGGPAGSDATGWIADRANAILREGGGRADAVERVPFERARRHAESFEFLARYVEDLPAVLDLDAVREAGVRIGADPLGGAAVDYWGAIAETHRLDLTVVNPLVDPTWRFMTLDRDGKIRMDCSSPWAMASLRERMAGSDGGEAPFDVATGNDADADRHGIVTPDGGLMNPNHFLAVAIEHLFSRRDWGDDVAVGKTLVSSSVIDRVVAGLGRRLLEVPVGFKWFVPGLLDGSVGFGGEESAGASFLRRDGSVWTTDKDGILLALLASEITAVTGSSPSQLYADIERRHGAPVYARVDAPADRDEKAKLSRLSADDVSATELAGDPVTAVLTEAPGNGAALGGLKVTTEQAWFAARPSGTEDVYKIYAESFRGEDHLREVQDAAREVVAAALG from the coding sequence ATGGCAGACCACCCGCGCGCCGGACAGCCCGCCCAGCCCGAGGACCTCGTCGACGTCGCCCACCTCGTGACGAGCTACTACGCACTGACCCCCGACCTCGACGACCCCGGGCAGGCCGTCGCGTTCGGCACGTCGGGGCACCGTGGCAGCAGCCTGCAGACCGCGTTCACCGAGCAGCACATCGTCGCGACCACGCAGGCGATCGTGGAGTACCGGCGGGAGCAGGGCATCGAGGGTCCGGTCTACCTCGGACGGGACACGCACGCCCTCAGCGAGCCCGCGTGGGTGAGCGCGCTGGAGGTGCTCGCCGCCGCCGAGGTCCCGGTGCTCGTCGACGCGTCCGACCGGTACACGCCCACCCCTGCGGTCAGCCACGCGATCCTGCGCCACAACCAGGGGACGTCCGACGACGACCGCAGCCGCGCCGACGGCATCGTCGTCACCCCGTCGCACAACCCGCCCGCCGACGGCGGCTTCAAGTACAACCCGCCCCACGGCGGGCCCGCGGGCTCCGACGCCACCGGCTGGATCGCCGACCGAGCCAACGCGATCCTCCGCGAGGGCGGCGGCCGGGCCGACGCCGTCGAGCGGGTGCCGTTCGAACGGGCGCGGCGGCACGCGGAGTCCTTCGAGTTCCTCGCGCGCTACGTCGAGGACCTGCCGGCCGTCCTCGACCTCGACGCCGTCCGCGAGGCCGGTGTGAGGATCGGCGCCGACCCGCTCGGCGGGGCGGCCGTCGACTACTGGGGCGCGATCGCCGAGACGCACCGCCTCGACCTCACGGTCGTCAACCCGCTCGTGGACCCGACGTGGCGGTTCATGACCCTCGACCGCGACGGCAAGATCCGGATGGACTGCTCGAGCCCGTGGGCCATGGCGAGCCTGCGCGAGCGGATGGCGGGCTCCGACGGCGGCGAGGCGCCGTTCGACGTCGCGACCGGCAACGACGCCGACGCCGACCGGCACGGGATCGTCACCCCGGACGGCGGGCTCATGAACCCCAACCACTTCCTCGCCGTCGCCATCGAGCACCTGTTCTCGCGCCGTGACTGGGGCGACGACGTCGCCGTCGGCAAGACCCTCGTCTCGAGCTCGGTCATCGACCGGGTCGTCGCCGGGCTGGGCCGCCGGCTCCTCGAGGTGCCCGTGGGCTTCAAGTGGTTCGTGCCCGGCCTGCTCGACGGCAGCGTCGGCTTCGGCGGCGAGGAGTCCGCCGGGGCGAGCTTCCTACGCCGTGACGGCAGCGTGTGGACGACCGACAAGGACGGCATCCTCCTCGCCCTGCTCGCGAGCGAGATCACCGCGGTCACCGGTAGCAGCCCCTCCCAGCTGTACGCCGACATCGAGCGCCGACACGGCGCCCCCGTGTACGCCCGCGTCGACGCCCCCGCCGACCGGGACGAGAAGGCGAAGCTGTCGCGGCTCAGCGCCGACGACGTCAGCGCCACCGAGCTCGCGGGCGACCCCGTCACCGCCGTCCTCACCGAGGCCCCGGGCAACGGCGCCGCGCTCGGCGGCCTCAAGGTGACGACCGAGCAGGCGTGGTTCGCGGCGCGTCCGTCCGGCACCGAGGACGTCTACAAGATCTACGCCGAGTCGTTCCGGGGCGAGGACCACCTGCGCGAGGTGCAGGACGCCGCACGCGAGGTGGTGGCCGCCGCGCTCGGGTGA